From the Arthrobacter sp. PM3 genome, one window contains:
- the tal gene encoding transaldolase gives MTTPTQQLSDAGVSIWLDDLSRGRLQTGTLAKLIEEKNVVGVTTNPSIFHAAITAGHDYDAVIAAQAAAGATVEETVFEITTTDVADACDLFAPIAAATKGVDGRVSIEVDPRLAWDTAGTIAEAKHLYKKVNKDNVLIKIPATLEGLEAITATLAEGISVNVTLIFSLERYRAVINAFQSGLEQAKDNGHDLSKIHSVASFFVSRVDAEIDKRLDAIGTDEAKALKGKAGLANARLAYQVYEELFATERWALLADAGALPQRPLWASTGVKDPAYPDTLYVTELVAPGVVNTMPEKTLDATFDHGTVTGDTVTRGYDDANATLNALDALGISYNDVVALLESEGLDKFVASWKELLGDVEGALASARKAS, from the coding sequence TCTCCCGCGGCCGCCTGCAGACCGGCACCCTGGCCAAGCTCATCGAAGAGAAGAACGTTGTCGGTGTCACCACCAACCCGTCGATCTTCCACGCGGCCATCACCGCCGGCCACGACTACGACGCCGTCATCGCAGCCCAGGCCGCGGCCGGCGCCACCGTCGAGGAGACCGTCTTCGAAATCACCACCACCGACGTCGCCGACGCCTGCGACCTCTTCGCCCCGATCGCGGCCGCGACCAAGGGGGTGGACGGCCGCGTCTCCATCGAGGTGGACCCCCGCCTGGCCTGGGACACCGCCGGCACCATCGCCGAAGCCAAGCACCTGTACAAGAAGGTCAACAAGGACAACGTCCTGATCAAGATCCCCGCCACCCTCGAAGGCCTTGAAGCCATCACGGCCACCCTGGCAGAGGGCATCAGCGTCAACGTGACCCTGATCTTCTCCCTCGAGCGCTACCGCGCCGTGATCAACGCGTTCCAGTCCGGCCTCGAGCAGGCCAAGGACAACGGCCACGACCTCTCCAAGATCCACTCGGTCGCGTCCTTCTTCGTCTCCCGCGTCGACGCCGAGATCGACAAGCGCCTCGACGCGATCGGCACCGACGAGGCCAAGGCCCTGAAGGGCAAGGCCGGCCTGGCCAACGCCCGCCTTGCCTACCAGGTCTACGAAGAGCTCTTCGCCACCGAACGCTGGGCCCTGCTGGCCGACGCCGGAGCCCTGCCGCAGCGCCCGCTGTGGGCCTCCACCGGCGTGAAGGACCCGGCCTACCCGGACACCCTCTACGTCACCGAGCTCGTCGCCCCCGGCGTGGTCAACACCATGCCGGAGAAGACCCTCGACGCCACGTTCGACCACGGCACCGTCACCGGTGACACCGTCACCCGCGGCTACGACGACGCCAACGCGACCCTGAACGCCCTCGACGCCCTCGGGATCTCCTACAACGACGTCGTCGCCCTGCTCGAATCCGAAGGCCTGGACAAGTTCGTGGCCAGCTGGAAAGAACTCCTCGGCGACGTCGAAGGCGCCCTCGCCTCTGCACGGAAGGCTTCCTAA
- the pgl gene encoding 6-phosphogluconolactonase: MSADPRVSIHPDSTVLMAAIAARLITKLVDIQDRHGEATVVLTGGTMGIGSLKAVAESPAAKAVDWSKVNFWWGDERFLPEDHAERNVRQAQEALLSRVPVDPARVHMPGSTDDFDTPDDAAADYARRLAEAAAAEHAADMSDDRPEQPGRLPRLDIVLLGVGPDAHVASLFPEQAGIREKDLTVVGVQNSPKPPPARVSLTLPAINTAAEVWMVVAGEDKAGAVGLALAGANPVQVPAAGPRGRQETLWLIDENAASRVPEQLVRKGPAGA; this comes from the coding sequence GTGAGCGCTGATCCGAGAGTAAGTATCCATCCTGACTCGACCGTCCTGATGGCTGCGATCGCCGCCCGGCTGATCACCAAGCTCGTCGACATCCAGGACCGGCATGGCGAGGCCACGGTGGTGCTTACCGGGGGCACGATGGGGATTGGTTCGCTCAAGGCCGTGGCCGAATCACCGGCGGCGAAGGCCGTCGACTGGTCCAAGGTGAACTTCTGGTGGGGTGACGAGCGGTTCCTTCCGGAGGACCATGCCGAGCGCAACGTCCGCCAGGCCCAGGAGGCGCTTCTGTCCCGCGTCCCCGTTGATCCGGCACGCGTCCATATGCCGGGGTCCACGGACGACTTCGACACTCCAGATGACGCCGCGGCGGACTATGCGCGCAGGCTCGCCGAGGCTGCCGCCGCCGAGCACGCCGCGGACATGTCCGATGACCGGCCCGAGCAGCCGGGCCGCCTGCCCCGCCTGGACATCGTCCTCCTCGGTGTCGGCCCCGACGCCCACGTCGCATCGCTTTTCCCGGAGCAGGCGGGCATCAGGGAGAAGGACCTTACGGTGGTGGGAGTCCAGAACTCCCCCAAGCCGCCACCGGCCCGGGTCTCACTGACCCTGCCCGCCATCAACACGGCAGCCGAAGTGTGGATGGTGGTGGCAGGCGAGGACAAGGCCGGTGCCGTGGGACTGGCCCTGGCCGGCGCCAATCCCGTCCAGGTTCCCGCGGCCGGACCGCGGGGCCGGCAGGAGACGCTCTGGCTCATCGACGAGAACGCGGCCTCACGGGTCCCGGAGCAGCTCGTCCGGAAGGGCCCGGCCGGCGCGTAG
- the zwf gene encoding glucose-6-phosphate dehydrogenase yields MPETYNGGRSTAGRGRNPLRDPRDRRLNRIAGPSSLVLFGVTGDLARKKLMPAVYDLANRGLLPPSFALVGFARRQWENEDFAAEVKESVKAYARTPFDETVWKQLSEGIRFVQGEFDDDEAFKRLSATIDELDEQRGTRGNHAFYLSIPPKAFEQVCRQLSKHGLAQAEGDKWRRVVIEKPFGHDLESARQLNDIVESVFPPDSVFRIDHYLGKETVQNILALRFANQLFEPLWNANYVDHVQITMAEDIGTGGRAGYYDGVGAARDVIQNHLLQLLALTAMEEPVSFNADDLRAEKEKVLSAVKLPADLSAHSARGQFTGGWQGGEQVQGYLEEEGIPADSKTETYAAIRVDINTRRWSGVPFYLRAGKRLGRRVTEIAVVFKRAPNLLFTDHGEDDFGQNAVVIRVQPDEGATIRFGSKVPGTQMEVRDVTMDFGYGHSFTESSPEAYERLILDVLLGEPPLFPRHEEVELSWKILDPFEDYWASLDEQPEPYAPGSWGPASADELLARDGRTWRRP; encoded by the coding sequence ATGCCAGAAACCTACAACGGCGGCAGGAGCACGGCCGGCCGGGGGCGCAACCCGCTCCGCGACCCCCGTGACCGCCGCCTGAACCGCATTGCCGGACCGTCATCACTGGTCCTGTTCGGCGTGACGGGTGACCTTGCCCGCAAAAAGCTCATGCCGGCCGTGTACGACCTCGCCAACCGCGGACTGCTGCCGCCGAGCTTCGCCCTGGTGGGCTTTGCCCGGCGGCAGTGGGAGAACGAGGACTTCGCCGCGGAGGTCAAGGAGTCCGTTAAGGCGTACGCCCGGACCCCGTTTGACGAGACCGTCTGGAAGCAGCTCTCCGAGGGCATCCGCTTCGTGCAGGGCGAATTCGACGACGACGAGGCGTTCAAGCGGCTCTCCGCCACGATCGATGAGCTCGACGAGCAACGCGGGACGCGCGGAAACCACGCGTTCTACCTCTCGATCCCGCCGAAGGCGTTCGAACAGGTCTGCCGCCAGCTGTCCAAGCACGGCCTGGCCCAGGCCGAGGGCGACAAATGGCGGCGCGTCGTGATCGAAAAGCCGTTCGGGCACGACCTCGAATCGGCCCGGCAGCTCAACGACATCGTCGAATCGGTGTTCCCGCCGGACTCCGTCTTCCGGATCGACCACTACCTCGGCAAGGAGACGGTTCAGAACATCCTGGCGCTGCGCTTCGCCAACCAGCTCTTCGAGCCGCTCTGGAACGCCAACTACGTGGACCACGTCCAGATCACCATGGCCGAGGACATCGGCACCGGCGGCCGGGCAGGGTATTACGACGGCGTGGGCGCGGCCCGCGACGTCATCCAGAACCACCTGCTCCAGCTCCTGGCGCTGACCGCCATGGAGGAGCCGGTCTCCTTCAACGCCGATGACCTGCGCGCGGAAAAGGAGAAGGTCCTCTCCGCGGTCAAGCTCCCCGCGGACCTGTCCGCGCACTCGGCGCGCGGCCAGTTCACAGGCGGCTGGCAGGGCGGCGAGCAGGTCCAGGGCTACCTGGAGGAAGAAGGCATCCCTGCGGATTCCAAGACCGAGACGTATGCCGCAATCCGGGTGGACATCAACACCCGCCGCTGGTCCGGCGTGCCGTTCTACCTGCGCGCCGGCAAGCGGCTGGGCCGCCGCGTGACGGAGATCGCCGTCGTGTTCAAACGCGCCCCCAACCTGCTGTTCACCGACCACGGCGAGGACGACTTCGGCCAGAACGCCGTCGTGATCCGGGTCCAGCCGGACGAGGGCGCCACCATCCGGTTCGGGTCCAAGGTCCCGGGCACCCAGATGGAGGTCCGCGACGTCACCATGGACTTCGGCTACGGCCACTCCTTCACCGAATCCAGCCCGGAAGCGTATGAGCGGCTCATCCTCGATGTGCTGCTCGGCGAGCCGCCGCTGTTCCCCCGGCACGAGGAAGTCGAGCTGTCCTGGAAGATCCTGGACCCGTTCGAGGACTACTGGGCGTCCCTGGACGAACAGCCCGAGCCTTACGCGCCCGGCAGCTGGGGCCCCGCCTCAGCCGACGAGCTCCTTGCCCGCGACGGACGAACCTGGAGAAGGCCATGA
- a CDS encoding glucose-6-phosphate isomerase, translating to MSTLSYDAAGAARQAHEQHLPALLEDRVATRIFAKDNTLWGADAEAESAIRLGWVEAATVSQPLVGDILELRDALRAEGVTRIVLCGMGGSSLAPEVIAGTAGVELTVLDSTDPEQVSAALADRLAETAIVVSSKSGSTVETDSQRRIFEQAFTDAGIDAKSRIIIVTDPGSPLDKASREAGYRAVFNADPNVGGRFSALTAFGLVPCGLAGVDIQAFLDEAEEAAEILNDDSEENIGLALGAALGGTTPLRNKIVIAEDGSGIVGFADWAEQLIAESTGKLGTGVLPVVAGPTSPETTLDAPDVLVVRLVSADADDVQLGANEVAIAGGLATQMMVWEFATAVAGRLLGINPFDQPDVEAAKVAARGLLDAQPEPTPANFTDGAIEVRGGAWLGGAATAADAVKALLAELGSDGYLSVQAYFDRLAYAELERVRDQLAAVSRRPVTFGWGPRFLHSTGQFHKGGPAIGVFLQVTAASATDLAIPGRPFTFGELISAQAAGDAQVLSEHGRPVLRLHLTDRAAGVRQLQELIASLAGQAAPSTES from the coding sequence ATGAGCACACTCAGCTACGACGCCGCCGGCGCAGCCCGCCAGGCCCACGAGCAGCACCTTCCCGCACTGCTGGAAGACCGCGTTGCCACCCGGATCTTCGCGAAAGACAACACCCTCTGGGGTGCCGACGCCGAGGCCGAATCGGCCATCCGGCTGGGCTGGGTCGAGGCGGCCACCGTTTCCCAGCCGCTGGTCGGCGACATCCTTGAGCTCCGCGACGCGCTGAGGGCCGAGGGTGTCACCCGCATCGTCCTGTGCGGCATGGGCGGCTCCTCACTGGCGCCTGAAGTCATCGCGGGCACCGCCGGCGTCGAGCTGACTGTACTGGACAGCACTGACCCCGAACAGGTCAGCGCCGCCCTGGCTGACCGGCTCGCCGAAACCGCCATTGTGGTGTCGTCCAAGTCCGGATCCACCGTGGAGACCGATTCCCAGCGCCGGATTTTCGAACAGGCATTCACGGATGCCGGCATCGACGCCAAGAGCCGCATCATCATCGTCACCGACCCGGGCTCGCCGCTGGACAAGGCGTCGCGGGAGGCCGGCTACCGCGCCGTCTTCAATGCCGACCCCAACGTCGGCGGCCGGTTCTCCGCGCTGACCGCCTTCGGACTGGTCCCCTGCGGCCTGGCCGGCGTCGACATCCAGGCCTTCCTGGATGAGGCGGAAGAGGCAGCCGAAATCCTCAACGATGACTCCGAGGAGAACATCGGCCTCGCCCTGGGTGCGGCCCTGGGCGGCACCACCCCGCTGCGGAACAAGATCGTCATCGCGGAAGACGGTTCCGGGATTGTCGGCTTCGCCGACTGGGCCGAGCAGCTCATCGCGGAATCCACGGGCAAGCTGGGCACCGGTGTGCTGCCGGTCGTGGCCGGTCCCACCTCCCCCGAAACCACCCTCGACGCCCCCGATGTCCTCGTGGTCCGGCTCGTCTCGGCCGACGCCGACGACGTGCAGCTCGGCGCGAACGAGGTCGCGATCGCGGGAGGGCTCGCGACCCAGATGATGGTCTGGGAGTTCGCCACGGCGGTCGCCGGCCGGCTGCTGGGCATCAACCCGTTTGACCAGCCCGACGTCGAGGCCGCCAAGGTCGCCGCACGCGGCCTGCTGGACGCCCAGCCCGAGCCGACACCGGCCAACTTCACCGACGGCGCCATCGAGGTCCGTGGCGGCGCATGGCTCGGCGGGGCCGCCACCGCTGCCGACGCCGTCAAGGCGTTGCTGGCGGAGCTCGGCTCCGACGGCTACCTCAGCGTCCAGGCCTATTTCGACCGGCTCGCATACGCCGAACTGGAGCGCGTCCGCGACCAGCTGGCGGCCGTCAGCCGGCGCCCGGTGACGTTCGGCTGGGGTCCGCGCTTCCTGCACTCCACAGGCCAGTTCCACAAAGGCGGACCCGCGATCGGGGTCTTCCTGCAGGTCACGGCAGCGTCCGCCACGGACCTCGCCATCCCGGGCCGGCCGTTCACGTTCGGCGAACTGATCTCGGCGCAGGCCGCAGGTGACGCCCAGGTCCTGTCCGAGCACGGCCGCCCGGTCCTCCGGCTGCACCTGACTGACCGCGCCGCGGGTGTCCGGCAGCTGCAGGAGCTCATTGCTTCGCTTGCCGGCCAGGCAGCACCGTCCACTGAGAGCTAA
- a CDS encoding glucose-6-phosphate dehydrogenase assembly protein OpcA, translating into MIVDLPDTTTSKISKKIMALREQGGVIALGRVLTLVVVTRSGLEEEAIEAANEASREHPCRIIVLADAGAEAPTRLDAQIRVGGDAGASEVILLRGYGELAEESESLVAALLLPDAPIVAWWPHGAPRNACQTSIGAIAHRRITDSANEADPVAALENIRRTYKAGDTDLAWTRLTNWRIQLAAVLDQVDDSPVTAVAVEGASDSPSTLLLAAWLTLALDVPVTIVADPAGTGIRRVRLTRTGGDIQLFRPGLTIAELTQPGQPAQRISLPRRSLKDCLAEELRRLDPDEVFGEVITMGLPRTNLRSVRPSER; encoded by the coding sequence ATGATCGTAGATCTTCCCGACACCACCACCTCGAAAATTTCCAAGAAGATCATGGCGCTGCGCGAGCAGGGCGGCGTGATCGCCCTGGGCCGTGTGCTGACCCTCGTGGTCGTGACCCGCTCCGGGCTTGAGGAGGAGGCCATCGAAGCCGCCAACGAGGCCAGCCGGGAACACCCGTGCCGGATCATCGTCCTCGCCGACGCCGGGGCCGAGGCCCCGACCCGGCTGGACGCCCAGATCCGGGTCGGCGGCGACGCCGGCGCGTCCGAGGTCATCCTGCTGCGCGGGTACGGTGAACTCGCCGAGGAAAGCGAATCCCTGGTCGCGGCCCTGCTGCTCCCGGACGCGCCGATCGTGGCCTGGTGGCCGCACGGAGCACCCAGGAACGCGTGCCAGACCTCCATCGGGGCGATCGCGCACCGCCGGATCACCGACTCGGCCAACGAGGCGGACCCGGTCGCGGCGCTGGAGAACATCCGCCGCACCTACAAGGCCGGCGACACGGACCTTGCCTGGACCCGTCTGACCAACTGGCGGATCCAGCTGGCCGCTGTCCTGGACCAGGTGGACGACTCGCCGGTCACAGCCGTCGCGGTCGAAGGCGCGTCGGACTCCCCCAGCACGCTGCTGCTCGCGGCCTGGCTGACCCTTGCGCTGGACGTGCCCGTGACGATTGTCGCGGATCCCGCCGGCACCGGGATCCGGCGGGTCCGGCTGACCCGGACCGGCGGCGACATCCAGCTTTTCCGGCCGGGGCTGACCATCGCGGAACTGACGCAACCCGGTCAGCCGGCGCAGCGGATTTCCCTGCCGCGCCGCAGCCTGAAGGACTGCCTGGCGGAGGAACTGCGCCGGCTGGATCCCGACGAAGTGTTCGGTGAAGTGATTACTATGGGACTGCCACGTACCAATCTAAGGAGTGTCCGTCCCAGTGAGCGCTGA